In Opitutales bacterium, the sequence TAGGGAGCCCGAAAAAGCCACACTTCCACCCGAGCCCGCGTCCCCAGCCGTCCAGTCAGACGGACTCGTGCTCGCCTCTCTACTACAAGAGAAAGGACGCTTCATTGATTTCGTGATGGACGATGTTCAAGCGTACTCGGATGCCCAAGTCGGTGCCGCGGCACGCGTTGTCCATTCCGGTTGCCGAGACGTTATCCAAAAAGCGCTAGGGCCTGAGCCTATTGCAACGAGCCCTGAACAACAAACGATCACTCTCTCAGAAGACTATGATCGCGCGGCCTTCCGCGTCACCGGAAAAATGCCTGCTAACGGCGCCATACAGGGCAAATTAGAACACAAGGGCTGGCAGGCTTCGCGCTGTGACCTACCTAAACCGACCCAAACTCTCGAAAAAGCAGAGGGATTCACACTCGCGCCTGCCCAAGTCAGTAACTGATTATTTCCAACAATTTGTTATGACCACGACACACATCGGCATTGATCTCGGAACGACAAACTGTGCCGTGGCTATTGCACAGGGTGGTGCGGATGCCGAAACTCAAGGCATCCCACAGATTGGCGCCCCCGGCCGCGTGGATACA encodes:
- a CDS encoding DUF2760 domain-containing protein, yielding MIGLLYFVSALIFVCVGAGMALQEGPSQTALSVTALLLVFLLQVLILVTFGKLKAQAGKAENADAEAQPREPEKATLPPEPASPAVQSDGLVLASLLQEKGRFIDFVMDDVQAYSDAQVGAAARVVHSGCRDVIQKALGPEPIATSPEQQTITLSEDYDRAAFRVTGKMPANGAIQGKLEHKGWQASRCDLPKPTQTLEKAEGFTLAPAQVSN